From Dromaius novaehollandiae isolate bDroNov1 chromosome 15, bDroNov1.hap1, whole genome shotgun sequence, a single genomic window includes:
- the ARHGEF37 gene encoding rho guanine nucleotide exchange factor 37 isoform X2: MPPEMESCSQPAPQLPELDLEGLFSNTDDILHVSRRFLEGLKATANQEYEQLLCISALFQEFKEEMETVYKIYCASYEHALLLVESYRKDPRLQEEILETLKTTVPHTGASDLSFFLVMPVQRITKYPLLLQKILENTPARASAYPALQRALSAMAEVNTNINEYKRRKEVATKYSKAEHLTLRDRFARLNTHSIAKKTTRLSRLFMHETGIVSKTEDKEYDDLEEKFQCVASSVIALKENVVSYLKHLEAFLLSTPHKHELQIDEGVAQQYHRFAECLHHSVFPEFRQRLDRLVCQPLRSLSDMLVGPQQLVKKRLDKLLDYEEIQERKSEMGSVTYDEEAAMNTYLAINALLVAELPRFNQVAVQLLVQILCSFTVLQRDLAARVLEEAEKELEQMPHSHVPLPSFWKMMEDTLQQSGAQLHTFCQKFETVMPSPVSQPLNPAEERKVLSLVSKHGPDKLYQVTSNISGNKDLDLTLQRGQIVALLQSADTKGNTSRWLVDAGGPRGFVPAGKLQPYCPVQSQQPGMQMPALESGTERRRHSYALPDAPRPQVSTFTPAFQVVAGFSFTARSPQEVSIQAGQPVLVLEPHDKKGSKEWSLVDVNGQKGYVPSSYLVMVPVQQPLGWSLPV; encoded by the exons ATGCCTCCTGAAATGGAGTCTTGCTCCCAGCCAGCTCCTCAG CTGCCTGAGCTTGACCTGGAAGGACTCTTCTCAAACACTGATGACATCCTCCATGTCTCCAGACGGTTCCTGGAAGGCCTCAAGGCCACGGCTAACCAGGAGtacgagcagctgctctgcatcA GTGCCCTGTTCCAGGAGTTCAAGGAGGAGATGGAGACCGTCTATAAAATCTACTGCGCTAGCTATGAGCATGCCCTTCTGCTGGTGGAAAGCTACCGGAAGGATCCAAGGCTGCAGGAAGAGATTTTGGAGACCCTGAAAACGACAGT GCCTCACACAGGGGCATCAGACCTCAGCTTCTTTCTGGTGATGCCGGTCCAGCGGATCACAAAGTacccgctgctgctgcagaagatcCTGGAGAACACCCCTGCCAGGGCCAGCGCCTacccagctctgcagagggcaCTCAGCGCCATGGCCGAGGTCAACACCAACATCAACGAGTACAAACGGCGCAAAGAAGTAG CAACCAAATACAGCAAGGCCGAGCACCTGACGCTGCGAGACCGCTTTGCTCGCCTCAACACGCACTCCATCGCCAAGAAGACCACGCGGCTGAGTCGGCTCTTCATGCACGAGACTGGCATTGTGTCCAAG ACAGAGGACAAGGAGTATGATGACCTGGAAGAGAAGTTCCAGTGTGTGGCATCCAGCGTGATCGCACTGAAGGAGAATGTGGTGTCCTATCTGAAACATTTAGAG GCATTCCTGTTGTCCACCCCACACAAGCATGAGCTGCAGATCGATGAGGGAGTTGCCCAGCAATACCACCGCTTTGCAGAATGCCTCCATCACAGTGTCTTCCCAGAGTTT AGGCAACGGCTGGACAGGCTGGTCTGCCAGCCCCTCCGCAGCCTCTCAGACATGCTGGTGGGGCCACAGCAGCTGGTCAAGAAGCGCCTGGACAAGCTGCTGGACTACGAGGAGATCCAAGAGCGTAAGAGCGAGATGGGCAGTGTCACATACGACGAGGAGGCAGCCATGAACACCTACCTCGCTATCAACGCTCTGCTCGTGGCCGAACTCCCACGGTTCAACCAGGTGGCTGTGCAGCTGCTGGTGCAAATACTGTGCTCCTTCACTGTCCTTCAACGGGACTTGGCCGCACGGGTCTTGGAAGAGGCAGAAAAGGAGCTAGAGCAG ATGCCCCACAGCCATGTGCCTCTACCTAGTTTCTGGAAGATGATGGAAGACACCTTGCAGCAGTCTGGGGCTCAGCTCCATACCTTCTGCCAGAAGTTTGAAACAGTCATGCCAAGCCCTGTGTCACAG CCTCTGAACCCTGCTGAGGAGCGGAAGGTCCTTTCCCTTGTGAGCAAACATGGTCCAGACAAACTTTACCAAGTGACAAGCAACATCAGCGGCAACAAAGATTTGGACCTGACCTTGCAAAGGGGACAGATTGTAGCTCTGCTGCAAAGTGCGGACACTAAGGGGAACACGAGCAGATGGCTGGTGGATGCTGGAG GTCCCCGAGGGTTTGTCCCTGCTGGAAAACTCCAGCCCTATTGTCCAGTACAAAGCCAGCAGCCCGGGATGCAGATGCCAGCCCTGGAGAGTGGGACAGAGAGGAGGCGACATTCATATGCGTTACCTGATGCTCCCAGGCCTCAGGTCTCCACATTCACCCCAGCTTTCCAG GTGGTTGCAGGTTTCTCCTTCACAGCCAGGAGTCCCCAGGAGGTCAGCATCCAAGCTGGGCAGCCAGTGCTGGTGCTGGAACCACACGACAAGAAGGGAAGCAAGGAGTGGAGCCTGGTGGACGTGAATGGCCAGAAGGGCTACGTGCCCTCCAGCTACCTGGTGATGGTCCCTGTGcagcagcccctgggctggagcTTGCCTGTGTGA
- the ARHGEF37 gene encoding rho guanine nucleotide exchange factor 37 isoform X1, whose amino-acid sequence MASSRAGEPCTAVAEEPECSVYEEVLPDERTEQSQRLAVEELITTEASYVHNLQLCVSDIRAHLQEKQLPELDLEGLFSNTDDILHVSRRFLEGLKATANQEYEQLLCISALFQEFKEEMETVYKIYCASYEHALLLVESYRKDPRLQEEILETLKTTVPHTGASDLSFFLVMPVQRITKYPLLLQKILENTPARASAYPALQRALSAMAEVNTNINEYKRRKEVATKYSKAEHLTLRDRFARLNTHSIAKKTTRLSRLFMHETGIVSKTEDKEYDDLEEKFQCVASSVIALKENVVSYLKHLEAFLLSTPHKHELQIDEGVAQQYHRFAECLHHSVFPEFRQRLDRLVCQPLRSLSDMLVGPQQLVKKRLDKLLDYEEIQERKSEMGSVTYDEEAAMNTYLAINALLVAELPRFNQVAVQLLVQILCSFTVLQRDLAARVLEEAEKELEQMPHSHVPLPSFWKMMEDTLQQSGAQLHTFCQKFETVMPSPVSQPLNPAEERKVLSLVSKHGPDKLYQVTSNISGNKDLDLTLQRGQIVALLQSADTKGNTSRWLVDAGGPRGFVPAGKLQPYCPVQSQQPGMQMPALESGTERRRHSYALPDAPRPQVSTFTPAFQVVAGFSFTARSPQEVSIQAGQPVLVLEPHDKKGSKEWSLVDVNGQKGYVPSSYLVMVPVQQPLGWSLPV is encoded by the exons ATGGCGAGCTCCCGCGCGGGTGAGCCGTGCACGGCGGTGGCAGAGGAGCCCGAGTGCTCCGTCTACGAAGAGGTGCTCCCCGACGAGAGAACGGAGCAGAGCCAGAGGCTGGCCGTGGAGGAGCTCATCACCACGGAGGCCAGCTACGTTCACAACCTCCAGCTCTGCGTGTCGGACATCCGGGCGCACCTCCAGGAGAAGCAG CTGCCTGAGCTTGACCTGGAAGGACTCTTCTCAAACACTGATGACATCCTCCATGTCTCCAGACGGTTCCTGGAAGGCCTCAAGGCCACGGCTAACCAGGAGtacgagcagctgctctgcatcA GTGCCCTGTTCCAGGAGTTCAAGGAGGAGATGGAGACCGTCTATAAAATCTACTGCGCTAGCTATGAGCATGCCCTTCTGCTGGTGGAAAGCTACCGGAAGGATCCAAGGCTGCAGGAAGAGATTTTGGAGACCCTGAAAACGACAGT GCCTCACACAGGGGCATCAGACCTCAGCTTCTTTCTGGTGATGCCGGTCCAGCGGATCACAAAGTacccgctgctgctgcagaagatcCTGGAGAACACCCCTGCCAGGGCCAGCGCCTacccagctctgcagagggcaCTCAGCGCCATGGCCGAGGTCAACACCAACATCAACGAGTACAAACGGCGCAAAGAAGTAG CAACCAAATACAGCAAGGCCGAGCACCTGACGCTGCGAGACCGCTTTGCTCGCCTCAACACGCACTCCATCGCCAAGAAGACCACGCGGCTGAGTCGGCTCTTCATGCACGAGACTGGCATTGTGTCCAAG ACAGAGGACAAGGAGTATGATGACCTGGAAGAGAAGTTCCAGTGTGTGGCATCCAGCGTGATCGCACTGAAGGAGAATGTGGTGTCCTATCTGAAACATTTAGAG GCATTCCTGTTGTCCACCCCACACAAGCATGAGCTGCAGATCGATGAGGGAGTTGCCCAGCAATACCACCGCTTTGCAGAATGCCTCCATCACAGTGTCTTCCCAGAGTTT AGGCAACGGCTGGACAGGCTGGTCTGCCAGCCCCTCCGCAGCCTCTCAGACATGCTGGTGGGGCCACAGCAGCTGGTCAAGAAGCGCCTGGACAAGCTGCTGGACTACGAGGAGATCCAAGAGCGTAAGAGCGAGATGGGCAGTGTCACATACGACGAGGAGGCAGCCATGAACACCTACCTCGCTATCAACGCTCTGCTCGTGGCCGAACTCCCACGGTTCAACCAGGTGGCTGTGCAGCTGCTGGTGCAAATACTGTGCTCCTTCACTGTCCTTCAACGGGACTTGGCCGCACGGGTCTTGGAAGAGGCAGAAAAGGAGCTAGAGCAG ATGCCCCACAGCCATGTGCCTCTACCTAGTTTCTGGAAGATGATGGAAGACACCTTGCAGCAGTCTGGGGCTCAGCTCCATACCTTCTGCCAGAAGTTTGAAACAGTCATGCCAAGCCCTGTGTCACAG CCTCTGAACCCTGCTGAGGAGCGGAAGGTCCTTTCCCTTGTGAGCAAACATGGTCCAGACAAACTTTACCAAGTGACAAGCAACATCAGCGGCAACAAAGATTTGGACCTGACCTTGCAAAGGGGACAGATTGTAGCTCTGCTGCAAAGTGCGGACACTAAGGGGAACACGAGCAGATGGCTGGTGGATGCTGGAG GTCCCCGAGGGTTTGTCCCTGCTGGAAAACTCCAGCCCTATTGTCCAGTACAAAGCCAGCAGCCCGGGATGCAGATGCCAGCCCTGGAGAGTGGGACAGAGAGGAGGCGACATTCATATGCGTTACCTGATGCTCCCAGGCCTCAGGTCTCCACATTCACCCCAGCTTTCCAG GTGGTTGCAGGTTTCTCCTTCACAGCCAGGAGTCCCCAGGAGGTCAGCATCCAAGCTGGGCAGCCAGTGCTGGTGCTGGAACCACACGACAAGAAGGGAAGCAAGGAGTGGAGCCTGGTGGACGTGAATGGCCAGAAGGGCTACGTGCCCTCCAGCTACCTGGTGATGGTCCCTGTGcagcagcccctgggctggagcTTGCCTGTGTGA